One region of Drosophila kikkawai strain 14028-0561.14 chromosome 2R, DkikHiC1v2, whole genome shotgun sequence genomic DNA includes:
- the Gpdh2 gene encoding glycerol-3-phosphate dehydrogenase [NAD(+)], cytoplasmic — translation MDKIMICIIGSGNWATTIARNVGRNVINSLTLDEKVPMYVYEEIVDGRKLTDIINTTHINAKYMPNFELPPNIVAVDDIVATARDADIIIFAIPPTFVSSCCKTLLGKVKPTAHAVSLIKGFERGDDGQFVLISQIIMRQLKIPCSVLVGCNLAFEIANDHFAEGTVGCRDQKYYRVLHDIFRSPTFRVVVTEDADCVEICSTLRNIIAFAAGCSDGMELNENTKAGIIRRGFLEMLQFVDVFYPGCRMGTFFESCGISDLVTSCYANRNRKLAEAFVKTGKPLSELEHILIPGHEPLGPVTAELVHYMLKKKGLEDKFPLFTTVYKICIGDSPLSRLVETLIKARDDIFHPMHTFQL, via the exons ATGGACAAGATAATGATTTGCATTATAGGATCGGGCAACTGGGCCACGACTATAGCCCGCAATGTGGGAAGAAATGTTATCAACTCGCTGACCCTTGATGAAAAGGTTCCGATGTATGTTTACGAGGAAATTGTGGATGGTCGCAAGCTCACCGACATAATAAATACTACGCACATTAATGCCAAGTATATGCCAAACTTTGAACTGCCGCCAAATATT GTGGCTGTCGACGATATTGTGGCCACGGCTAGGGATGCagatattataatatttgctATTCCGCCGACCTTTGTCAGTAGCTGCTGCAAAACCCTATTGGGCAAAGTCAAGCCCACGGCTCATGCCGTCTCCCTAATCAAGGGTTTCGAGCGTGGGGATGATGGGCAATTCGTTTTGATATCCCAAATTATAATGAGGCAGTTGAAG ATTCCCTGCTCTGTTTTGGTGGGCTGTAATCTGGCCTTTGAGATAGCCAACGATCACTTTGCCGAAGGAACTGTGGGCTGTCGCGATCAGAAGTACTACCGAGTGCTGCATGACATTTTTAGGTCCCCCACTTTTCGGGTGGTGGTCACCGAGGATGCCGATTGTGTGGAGATCTGCTCCACTTTGAGG aACATCATTGCCTTTGCTGCTGGCTGTTCGGATGGCATGGAGCTGAATGAGAACACAAAGGCTGGGATTATTAGGAGGGGATTTCTGGAAATGTTGCAATTCGTTGATGTTTTTTATCCCGGCTGCCGCATGGGCACTTTTTTCGAGTCCTGCGGCATATCCGATTTGGTTACCAGTTGTTATG cCAATCGCAACCGCAAGCTGGCCGAGGCTTTTGTAAAGACCGGCAAGCCGCTGAGTGAGCTGGAGCATATCCTTATACCAGGACATGAGCCACTGGGCCCAGTGACAGCTGAACTAGTGCATTATATGCTCAAGAAAAAGGGTTTGGAGGATAA ATTCCCGTTGTTTACCACTGTGTACAAGATCTGCATCGGGGATTCTCCTTTAAGCCGTTTGGTGGAAACCCTCATTAAGGCCCGCGATGACAT CTTCCACCCGATGCACACGTTCCAGCTCTAA
- the Klp59C gene encoding kinesin-like protein Klp59C, with protein sequence MDQLSINQKVFIRRSDGRVHLGSIIKLDGGTNNIVTVEWPEGHTVRGKELPLELVILMNPQIYDTPRYERLQANQTASIPPRALVGARNQAGVMPRQGAEQLMTPNRQDEVVLQINKLQQQRERRRELYNRERLLREQQMNEDPGNPNWEIARMIRLHRQEMSNAQKKTKTAAKEPPKEHQIIVCVRKRPLNQKELADKKELDVVSIHSRDHLVVHEPRKHVNLVKFLENHSFRFDYAFNENCSNAFVYEFTARPLIRHIFDGGMATCFAYGQTGSGKTHTMGGKFTGRNQQNSLDGIYAMATRDVFSLVESPAYVSLNLRVFCSFFEIYGSRVYDLLVTGKPQLKVLEDGHQQVQVVGLTENAVKNVEDVLNLLDLGNSVRTSGQTSANSKSSRSHAVFQIVLRKSSSITERPHGKFSLIDLAGNERGADNNSVDRLTRLEGSDINKSLLVLKECIRALGRQSAHLPFRGSKLTQVLRDSFIGGKKVKTCMIAMISPGLHSVEHTLNTLRYADRVKELTVDSLIPRRLMNTPLANPADAPPASNRNSLPDVRSQREDEQAYPVTVASSNSLSGGQGRGPYPTVNRSQRRSRHPRAGSRSHLARNLSAFRGRNLP encoded by the coding sequence ATGGATCAGCTGTCGATCAACCAGAAGGTGTTCATCCGGCGCTCCGATGGCCGCGTCCACTTGGGGAGCATTATCAAGCTGGACGGCGGCACCAATAACATTGTGACGGTGGAGTGGCCCGAGGGGCATACGGTGCGCGGCAAAGAGCTGCCCCTGGAGCTGGTGATCCTGATGAATCCGCAGATTTACGATACGCCACGTTACGAAAGGCTGCAGGCCAATCAAACTGCGTCTATACCACCCCGTGCCCTGGTAGGTGCCAGGAACCAGGCAGGTGTTATGCCGCGCCAGGGAGCGGAGCAGTTGATGACGCCGAATCGACAGGACGAGGTGGTCCTGCAGATTAACAAGTTGCAGCAACAGCGAGAGCGAAGACGCGAACTCTACAACCGGGAGCGACTGCTGAGGGAGCAGCAGATGAACGAGGATCCGGGTAACCCGAACTGGGAGATAGCCAGGATGATACGCCTGCATCGTCAGGAGATGAGCAATGCCCAAAAAAAGACCAAGACGGCGGCTAAGGAGCCCCCGAAGGAGCACCAAATTATCGTTTGTGTGAGAAAGAGACCCCTCAACCAGAAGGAGTTGGCGGACAAGAAGGAGCTGGACGTGGTCAGCATACATTCGCGGGACCACTTGGTGGTGCACGAGCCGCGAAAGCACGTCAATCTGGTGAAATTCCTAGAGAACCATAGTTTCCGCTTCGACTACGCCTTCAACGAGAATTGCTCCAATGCCTTCGTCTACGAGTTCACCGCCCGTCCCCTGATCCGTCACATTTTCGATGGCGGAATGGCCACCTGTTTCGCCTACGGACAGACGGGAAGCGGAAAGACCCACACGATGGGCGGAAAGTTCACCGGGAGAAATCAGCAGAACTCTCTGGATGGCATCTACGCCATGGCCACCAGGGATGTATTCAGCCTGGTGGAGTCGCCTGCCTATGTCAGCCTGAATCTTCGCGTGTTCTGCAGCTTCTTCGAGATCTACGGCTCGCGGGTGTACGATCTCCTGGTGACGGGAAAACCCCAGCTGAAGGTACTGGAGGACGGCCATCAGCAGGTCCAAGTGGTGGGTCTGACCGAGAATGCCGTAAAGAACGTCGAGGATGTTCTGAACCTGCTCGACCTCGGCAACAGTGTCCGCACTTCGGGTCAGACCTCGGCCAATTCCAAGTCTTCGCGCTCCCATGCCGTCTTCCAGATTGTCCTGCGGAAATCCTCTTCAATCACTGAGCGCCCGCATGGCAAGTTCTCCCTGATCGATCTGGCCGGGAACGAACGGGGAGCGGACAATAATTCCGTCGATCGGCTGACGCGCCTCGAGGGATCGGACATCAACAAGTCGCTGCTGGTCCTCAAGGAGTGCATCCGGGCCTTGGGTCGCCAGTCGGCCCACCTGCCCTTCAGAGGCTCCAAGCTCACCCAGGTCCTGCGCGACTCGTTTATAGGCGGCAAAAAAGTCAAGACTTGCATGATAGCCATGATATCGCCGGGCCTGCATTCGGTAGAGCACACCCTAAACACCCTACGCTATGCGGATCGGGTGAAGGAACTGACTGTGGACTCGTTGATTCCGAGGCGACTGATGAACACGCCTCTAGCTAATCCTGCTGATGCCCCTCCTGCCTCCAACAGAAATTCCCTGCCAGATGTGCGCAGTCAGCGGGAGGACGAGCAAGCTTATCCCGTTACCGTTGCCTCATCCAATTCGCTATCTGGAGGGCAGGGAAGAGGACCATACCCTACAGTCAACAGAAGCCAGAGGAGGTCAAGGCATCCCAGAGCCGGAAGCCGCTCGCACTTAGCCAGAAATCTATCCGCGTTTCGAGGACGCAACTTACCCTGA
- the LOC108072228 gene encoding putative gustatory receptor 59b, with protein MALRGQRDRIILDMHKLITQVNREMARSGKKTSSKLWGLLYSKIAGVVYTALSHLMSSFIYGMPLEFCFKPRISSLIVNIGSNLIVANVFLYFLAFWHIARGYDFINQRIKELIPHSESKKKELSRLWALHFKLSRAAKRIHDFFGPQLLAGRFNYFIVSVVNSFLGILFWKDGTTPSIFLYLWVIFFAMRTFGSFLIDYIVGLATEYQSKRRDLVTEEDTMSKETSAYIIYESTMKLDLKICGLFTVNQVTWLQMMELILSFFIVLLQFHLVLGTK; from the exons ATGGCCTTGCGTGGCCAGCGGGATAGGATTATCTTGGACATGCACAAGTTAATCACTCAGGTGAATCGTGAGATGGCTAGATCGGGAAAGAAAACGAGCTCAAAACTTTGGGGACTGCTCTACTCGAAGATTGCTGGAGTTGTGTACACTGCGCTGAGTCATTTGATGTCAAGTTTCATCTACGGAATGCCTCTGGAATTTTGTTTCAAGCCGCGCATTTCATCGTTAATAGTGAACATCGGTTCGAACTTGATAGTGGCCAACGTATTCCTATACTTTCTAGCATTCTGGCACATTGCCCGAGGCTATGATTTCATCAATCAGCGCATAAAGGAGCTCATTCCTCACTCAGAGTCTAAGAAGAAGGAACTTTCACGTCTGTGGGCATTGCACTTCAAGCTTAGCCGAGCAGCCAAACGGATACATGATTTCTTTGGCCCTCAGCTGCTGGCTGGTCGATTCAACTACTTTATCGTTTCCGTAGTTAATAGTTTCTTGGGCATTCTTTTCTGGAAAGACGGCACTACTCCCAGTATTTTTCTGTACCTCTGGGTCATCTTCTTTGCAATGCGTACATTTGGCTCCTTTCTGATCGACTATATAGTGGGCCTAGCGACTGAATATCAGAGTAAACGTAGAGACTTGGTCACCGAAGAGGACACTATGTCCAAGGAG ACAAGTGCCTATATCATATACGAAAGCACCATGAAGCTTGACTTGAAGATTTGTGGACTCTTTACGGTCAATCAAGTGACTTGGCTCCAGATGATGGAATTAATACTTAGCTTCTTTATCGTCTTGCTGCAGTTTCATCTGGTTTTGGGCACtaaatag